A stretch of Trichomycterus rosablanca isolate fTriRos1 chromosome 8, fTriRos1.hap1, whole genome shotgun sequence DNA encodes these proteins:
- the fermt3b gene encoding fermitin family homolog 3b, with amino-acid sequence MAAWDLSVTVEDLGPSAPPIKISVTSDLHIGGVILKIVEVTNMQQDWSDHALWWEQKQQWLLRTNWTLDKCGVLADARLLFSPQHKPVRIGLPNGVTVRLHACFSGPVFRTVLGICKILNIRHPEELSLLQPVEEKKKKKDNNSAEEEYDLTEIPLVSGSVPALYNGMPAHFADSPKLEAIYKMLSVCQPSPTPESIAKLYRPASKVDKTHIQTRWLDSSRSLMQQGIQENDRLWLRFKYYTFHDVEPKYDVVRLTQLYEQAHWAILLEDNDCTEEEMMLFGALQYHIGKLSLSQNVSTCQGMEDLESALKSLEVKMVGESSITNALENMTAPELNDYLKLFRPKRLTLRDYKQYWFKFQDTSIFYYKSREESYGEPLQQMNLKGSEVTPDVNIAGQKFCIKLLIPVPEGMNEVYLRCENEKQYSEWMAACKLASKGLTLADSSYQSEVKNIQTFLSMQRSNMSTSATQVDESINTLSLVSPRYAKKYKAKQLTPRILEAYQNIAQLSLTEAILKFIQIWQSLPDFGISYFMVRFKGSRKDEVLGIANNRLIRIDLGVGDVVKTWRYNNMRQWNVNWDIRQVAIEFDGNVNIAFSCINADCKIVHEYIGGYIFMFTRSKEVGDTLNEELFHKLTGGNEAL; translated from the exons atggcagcatgggacCTGTCAGTAACAGTGGAGGACCTGGGTCCTTCTGCCCCACCCATTAAAATCAGCGTAACCTCTGACCTTCACATAGGGGGCGTCATTCTGAAAATTGTGGAAGTTACAA ATATGCAGCAGGACTGGTCAGATCATGCTCTTTGGTGGGAACAGAAGCAACAGTGGCTCCTGCGGACGAACTGGACGCTAGATAAATGTGGGGTCCTTGCAGATGCTCGACTTCTCTTCTCCCCCCAGCACAAGCCTGTGAGGATTGGCCTTCCCAATGGAGTCACTGTTCGCCTCCATGCCTGCTTCTCCGGCCCTGTGTTTCGCACCGTCTTGGGCATCTGCAAAATCCTGA ACATAAGACATCCTGAGGAACTGTCTCTGCTACAACCTGTGgaggagaaaaagaagaagaaagataACAATTCTGCAGAGGAGGAGTACGACCTGACAGAAATCCCACTGGTGTCTG GATCAGTTCCAGCTCTGTACAATGGCATGCCAGCTCATTTTGCTGACTCTCCCAAACTGGAGGCCATCTATAAGATGCTGTCTGTGTGCCAGCCTTCTCCAACTCCTGAGAGTATCGCTAAACTgtatcgaccagccagcaaagtGGACAAAACACATATCCAAACCAG ATGGCTGGATTCTTCTCGCTCACTCATGCAGCAGGGAATACAAGAGAACGACAGGCTGTGGCTTCGCTTTAAATACTACACTTTTCACGATGTAGAGCCTAAG TATGATGTGGTGCGTCTGACTCAGCTGTACGAGCAGGCGCACTGGGCCATTCTGCTGGAGGATAATGACTGCACAGAGGAGGAGATGATGCTGTTCGGTGCCCTGCAG TACCATATAGGTAAGCTGTCGCTGTCTCAGAATGTCAGCACCTGCCAGGGCATGGAAGACCTGGAATCAGCCCTGAAATCTCTGGAGGTGAAGATGGTGGGAGAGAGCAGTATCACAAATGCACTG GAAAACATGACTGCTCCAGAACTGAATGACTACCTGAAATTGTTTCG ACCAAAGAGACTCACACTGAGAGATTACAAACAGTACTGGTTCAAGTTTCAGGACACGTCTATTTTCTATTACAAGAGCAGAGAGGAGAGCTATGGAGAACCCCTCCAACAAATGAACCTGAAAG GCTCTGAAGTAACTCCAGATGTGAATATAGCAGGACAGAAGTTCTGTATTAAACTCCTGATCCCAGTGCCAGAGGGCATGAATGAGGTGTACCTGCGGTGTGAGAAC GAGAAGCAGTACTCAGAATGGATGGCAGCCTGTAAACTGGCCTCTAAAGGTCTGACCTTGGCTGATAGCTCGTACCAGAGTGAGGTGAAAAACATCCAGACCTTTTTGTCCATGCAGCGCTCCAACATGTCCACCTCAGCTACACAGGTTGATGAGAGTATTAACACACTGAGTCTTGTCTCACCTCGCTATGCCAAAAAATACAAAGCTAAACAG TTAACCCCTCGTATTCTGGAGGCTTATCAGAACATAGCCCAGCTTTCCCTGACAGAAGCTATTTTGAAGTTTATCCAGATCTGGCAGTCCCTGCCTGACTTTGGCATTTCTTATTTCATGGTCAG aTTTAAGGGTAGCCGTAAAGATGAGGTTCTGGGTATTGCAAACAATCGCCTGATCCGTATTGACCTGGGAGTTGGAGATGTAGTGAAGACCTGGCGCTACAACAACATGCGGCAGTGGAACGTCAACTGGGACATACGACAG GTGGCCATTGAGTTCGATGGAAACGTGAACATTGCCTTCAGCTGTATAAATGCAGACTGTAAGATTGTACATGAGTATATTGGAGGCTACATATTTATGTTCACACGCTCAAAAGAGGTGGGTGACACGCTCAATGAGGAGCTCTTCCACAAACTCACCGGGGGAAACGAAGCTCTCTGA